The Caenorhabditis elegans chromosome I genome includes the window GTTGGTGATTTTCCGCccggaaaactgaaaacccgccgaaaattccattttttccagtgTTTTTCGTGCGGTTGTGTGCAAAAATACTTTATCGAGCTCTACAAGGATGGTACGAGGCTTCACGAGGCGTTAAACTGCctgataaaatcaaaattgtcgGATTCGCCCACAATTATCGAACGTAAGCCCgaaaaagtttcgatttttctgaattttctcattgtttttttttaatttcagggcTTTTCAACGCGATGACGGTGATTTCAGCGatagaatattttgaatattatatAGAATTACTCGGAGAGCTTCAGAATTGCTCGGTTATTggtaaattattgatttttttttgaaaatctgaaattctggagaaaaattcaaatttccaaggaaaaattaattttcgcttttaaaattttgctgaaaactgattttttgcactaaaaatttcaatttgaagaacaaatgaagaaaaatggttttttttttaaagctaaaaattgagcttAAGCCAtaatttcttcgaaatttccaatttctgagtgccaaaatcgcaattttcagacaacaattactgagtttttaggccaaaataccgatttttaacggaaaattcaataatttttcagccaaaatcgcaattttccaGGCAGAATCAACtttcatggtttttttaatggaatttccaatttttgagagccaaaatcgcaattttcagaaaaaattttgagtttttaggccaaaatccCGATTTCCAAAaggatttttcgatttttttcagcaaaaatcgcatttttccaggcaaaatcaatttttgagcttaaaattgAGCTTAAACCACggtttttaatggaatttctaatttttgagagccaaaatcgcaattttcaggataaattttgactttttaggccaaaatcccgatttttagaaggattttcgatttttttttcagcaaaagttcaggatttttcagaacaaatttcaagtttttaggccaaaatcccgatttttaaaaagattttttgatttttttcagaaaaaatcgcaaatttccaggcaaaatcagttttttcgcttaaaattaTATGgttttttatggaatttctaatttctgaGAGCCAAAATCGCAATTTTAAgcacaaaaatcgattccgtctgaaaaattgccattttggatgaaaaaattcgaaaaatcctttaaaaatcgagattttgtcttaaaaactcaatttatttgttctgaaaattgcaattttggctttcagaaattagaaattcccgaaaaattatggtttaagctcaattttaatcgaaaaaaatcgattccccctggaaaaatgcgatttttgcTGAATAAGTTCGAAAAATCCTCttgaaaaaatcccaattttcgaaaaaaattgagtttttaggccaaaatcctgatttttagaggaaaatttgatactttttttttagccaaaattgcaattttcccggcctaatcgatttttttgcgcTTAAAATTGAGCTTAAACCAtagtttttctggaatttccaatttctataagctaaaatcgcatttttcagaacagatttcgagtttttaggccaaaataccgaattttacaaggatttttcgatttttttcagaaaaaatcgcatttttccgGCCAGAATCAActtttgagcttaaaattgAGCTTCAACTATGgttttttatggaatttccaatttctgagtgccaaaatcgcaattttcagacaacaattattgagtttttaggccaaaataccgatttttaaaatgattttcctttttttttttcagcaaaaatcgcatttttccaGGCgtaagcgatttttttttttgcttaaaattgaGCTTAAACcgtaatttttctggaatttctaatttctgaaAGCCAAACGCTcaattttaagcgaaaaaaatcgattccgcctgaaaaattgcgattttggatgaaaaattcgaaaaattctttaaaaatcgggattttgtcttaaaaactcaatttatttgtcctgaaaattgcaattttggctttcagaaattagaaattcccgaaaaattatggtttaagctcaattttaatcgaaaaaaaatcgattccgcctgaaaaattgcgatttttgctgaaaaaattcgaaaaatccttttaaaaaatcgcacttttcagaaaaaaaagcttgtttttaggccaaaattccgatttttaatagaaaatttaatactttttcagacaaaaccGACGAAAAGCCGCCATCCCGGCTCATTCAACTTCTCGGATTATTGTGTGAAACGAGGCTTGAAGATATTCCCCGAGCGTGCTCAAAGCTCATTTCTCTACTGGAACCGGTGAacgaaaaagagcaaaagaaGGTTTTCTGGAAGCCGAGCTCCGCGGAGCCCCaaatatcagaattttttttgcagaaattctcaattttggaAACCGTGTTGAAAAGCAAGCTTCTGCCtcgaattttcgacaatttgatGGCTAATCCGCTCGCTAAGCTTGATTTAAATCGGAATTCTGTGCAGAAATACGTGGAAATTATTGTGAACGAGAAGTATTTGTATGCTCTGGAGGCGAGCGTGCTTTTCGCCCCGTTGCAGCTTttaaatcgcatttttctaggtaaatttgactaaaatctccgttttttttcactgaaaatcgatatttttgatgattttctggcctaaaaattgttaaattgttaaaattgcccatttgtcgatttacgggacttgcgtgtactcctcgaggagaagtCCCACCTTTTTTTCGATATGCGCCTtcaaggttactgtagtacatttttattgatttttttcaaaattttcagaaaaaaaaagtcaaatttatATATTCAGGACCCAAGaattaggaaaaattattcaaaaacaggaattatttgacatttttctttaaaaaattcaaaaaatcaataaaaaaaagtactaCGGTaaccttaaaggcgcatagaaaaaattcttgaatatcAGCTTTTCGTTTTGAGACCCGTATGTCGctttaaatctatttttgtcatttttcatcgatttttcctcaattttcttccagaattcattgaaaaatgttatattttactttttttcgccgatttttccagattttttgtgaaagcTGATAATTCCGACATTTTTCGCACGTTTAAAccggaaaaaaatggaaaaaacgcgaaaagtCAATAGAAattagctacagtaaccttaaaggcgcacacttaAAACCTTAAATCCTAGattttcgttgcgagacccgtAGGTCcatttaaatctttttttgccatttttttatcgattttcgccCAAAATCGTCGTTTTTACCCACCACTTCCGTCGTAAAACGCagaaaatcctaaaattaACGTAGAAAACagcaaatttgaagaattcggTGGCAAAATAGGGgaaattcaacgaaaaattaacgaaaatcgccgatttttacgttatttttttgcaaaatctgaTTAATTCCGACATTTTTCGCACGTTtaaaccggaaaaaaaatggaaaaatcgcaaaaaatcaataaaaattagctacagtaaccttaaaggcgcacacctaaaattttaaatcctagattttcgttgcgagacccgtGTGTCCatttaaatctatttttgtcgtcatttttatcgatttttcctctATTTTCTCCCAGAATTcatagaaaaatgtgatttttcgtcgtttttatcgaatttttcattacaTACGGCGATTAGGGTAAGAGAATTAGCCAAAAACTCTGATATTCTTTTCCTCtcggagtacacgagctgcgtaaatcgacacatggccgTGTTGGAgggttttctttgaaaaaaaaaccatttttggttgaatttccgggaaaaaacagaaaaaaacggttttttttaaaccgaaaaaggccaaaaaaccCCCCATTTTCCCAccaaaataatctgaaaaattgcagaattcgATGCGTTCGCAAAATCGTGGCCAATAATCAAAAATCGCCTGGAATTGGTGACAATCGACGCCCCACAGGCATCGATTTTGCTCATTTACGTGCTCAGTTTGATCTATAGAAATGGTGATTTTCCCCTtggaattccattttttgaccgaaaaataGACATTTCAGAGGCCATACTACTCGGCGAATTCGATTTGTATCTGGAAAAGCAATTTCCAGGTGCTTCTGTGGTTGGAAAGgtagttttttattaatttttggactaaaatttcaaattttcagcggattatcatcattttcttcGATATTATGAAGCTCCTCGGCgccgaaaaaccaaaaattcactcttatttcaaagaaaatcgcACAAAAACCAAACTTCTCATGAACTCGGAGCTCGAGCTCGCCGTTGAATATCTTCGAGATTTCTCGGATTACGAATTGAACTGGTTCCTACAGCAGAGAGCTGACgaggattttcaatttttgttggaaacgGCAAAAAATCTGCAGGCGCCGGTGAATTCCGACGGATTTTGGCGGAATTCGCTGgagaaattcgatgaaaattcgattattttcattgaaaatcagctgaaaatcaTGGCCACACGAATCGATCGAAAAGGATTAGCACTGagaattcaacaaatttcacaaaaaatgatgcaaaaatctggaaaaatcgaggaaaaaaccgcgattttcattaaattcccgcaaattttgttggaaattgccgatttttcgattttgccaccgaattcttcaaatttgctGTTTTCTACGttaattttgggattttctgCGTTTTACGACGGAAATGGTGGGTAAAAACGACGATTTTAGgcaaaaaacgataaaaaaatcgttaaaaaaaattgcaaaaatagatttaaatAGACCCGCGGGTATCGCAACGAAAATCTAGGATTTGAGAATTTAGTTGTGCGGctttaagattactgtagctaatttttattgatttttcgcgattttttcagtttttccggtgtaaaaacgcgaaaaatatcttttaaaaaaaatttttttttcagaagcccAATTCAACGACTTATTTCGtcaatttctctcaaaaacgATTCCCAACTCGACATGCACGTCTCCAATGGAAATTATTGAggaaatttgcgaaaaaatccgaataaaatccaattttcgcCACTTGCCAGACATTTCATTCTTGAAACCCAATCCCGACACGATTATCACACAAATTTCGGAGATTTTCGACAcgaaaatcgccaaaaacGACGAACGAATCGTCGAAATTTGCTcgattttgttggaaaagcTGGCGCCGCAACTTCAAGCCTTCGGAGATCGTGGCAAGACCCCATTTTGTCAAATTGTGAATATTATTGTTGataaatatgtgaaaaattcgGTGGAACccgtcaattttcaactttttcgggAAGTTTGTGAGCGAGCTGTCGACGGATTTGCGATGATGACAGAGCAATGGAATTTCCTGTTTCTTTCCGCAAAAATCCTGACGATTTTGAACTTGACGCGGCGGGAAGCGGGCTTATTCGCtgttttaatgagaaaaatcaataaaaatgaggtaaaattaggttttttttaataaaattcacaaaaaatcgattttttgcagattcttCTCACAAAACTACGCGGCAAGAAGGAATTTGTGCAGTTGGAGGGCTCTTTGGAGCTATAAATGAAGAGAATTTTGGGTAAAAAGCTGGTCAAAACTACACGATGGACGGGCTTTATCgattattttggaatttttttttgttgaaaaaataacatttttaaattatttttttgtttttattgaaaagagtaacaatttttggctctgaaatatttttttttattcgaaaaattttttttgtcggacaggttctggatttttttgtgaaattttcactgaaaactcGCAAATCGgagtgaaaattgaacaaaaatcgataaaaaatgacaaaaaacgaTTTAAATGGACCCAcaggtctcgcaacgaaaatctaggatttaaaattttaagtgtgcgccttta containing:
- the Y34D9A.3 gene encoding THO complex subunit 2 (Confirmed by transcript evidence) produces the protein MRRRRCIPVINDITEGFAAEELEYAVFDESLFTSIWKSPERLSNETDFHLLLTALSREIAAENYQEPLLILKFMKKTAIGQDEVINRIFTSLLKQILRDETRKKLDPHVVLDFLDAGDKLFLDSETSKKAYAILKLYFLCRNRKSKLECFSCGCVQKYFIELYKDGTRLHEALNCLIKSKLSDSPTIIERLFNAMTVISAIEYFEYYIELLGELQNCSVIDKTDEKPPSRLIQLLGLLCETRLEDIPRACSKLISLLEPVNEKEQKKKFSILETVLKSKLLPRIFDNLMANPLAKLDLNRNSVQKYVEIIVNEKYLYALEASVLFAPLQLLNRIFLEFDAFAKSWPIIKNRLELVTIDAPQASILLIYVLSLIYRNDISEAILLGEFDLYLEKQFPGASVVGKRIIIIFFDIMKLLGAEKPKIHSYFKENRTKTKLLMNSELELAVEYLRDFSDYELNWFLQQRADEDFQFLLETAKNLQAPVNSDGFWRNSLEKFDENSIIFIENQLKIMATRIDRKGLALRIQQISQKMMQKSGKIEEKTAIFIKFPQILLEIADFSILPPNSSNLLFSTLILGFSAFYDGNEAQFNDLFRQFLSKTIPNSTCTSPMEIIEEICEKIRIKSNFRHLPDISFLKPNPDTIITQISEIFDTKIAKNDERIVEICSILLEKLAPQLQAFGDRGKTPFCQIVNIIVDKYVKNSVEPVNFQLFREVCERAVDGFAMMTEQWNFLFLSAKILTILNLTRREAGLFAVLMRKINKNEILLTKLRGKKEFVQLEGSLEL
- the Y34D9A.3 gene encoding THO complex subunit 2 (Confirmed by transcript evidence) — translated: MRRRRCIPVINDITEGFAAEELEYAVFDESLFTSIWKSPERLSNETDFHLLLTALSREIAAENYQEPLLILKFMKKTAIGQDEVINRIFTSLLKQILRDETRKKLDPHVVLDFLDAGDKLFLDSETSKKAYAILKLYFLCRNRKSKLECFSCGCVQKYFIELYKDGTRLHEALNCLIKSKLSDSPTIIERLFNAMTVISAIEYFEYYIELLGELQNCSVIDKTDEKPPSRLIQLLGLLCETRLEDIPRACSKLISLLEPVNEKEQKKKFSILETVLKSKLLPRIFDNLMANPLAKLDLNRNSVQKYVEIIVNEKYLYALEASVLFAPLQLLNRIFLEFDAFAKSWPIIKNRLELVTIDAPQASILLIYVLSLIYRNEAILLGEFDLYLEKQFPGASVVGKRIIIIFFDIMKLLGAEKPKIHSYFKENRTKTKLLMNSELELAVEYLRDFSDYELNWFLQQRADEDFQFLLETAKNLQAPVNSDGFWRNSLEKFDENSIIFIENQLKIMATRIDRKGLALRIQQISQKMMQKSGKIEEKTAIFIKFPQILLEIADFSILPPNSSNLLFSTLILGFSAFYDGNEAQFNDLFRQFLSKTIPNSTCTSPMEIIEEICEKIRIKSNFRHLPDISFLKPNPDTIITQISEIFDTKIAKNDERIVEICSILLEKLAPQLQAFGDRGKTPFCQIVNIIVDKYVKNSVEPVNFQLFREVCERAVDGFAMMTEQWNFLFLSAKILTILNLTRREAGLFAVLMRKINKNEILLTKLRGKKEFVQLEGSLEL
- the Y34D9A.3 gene encoding TPR_REGION domain-containing protein (Confirmed by transcript evidence); its protein translation is MKKTAIGQDEVINRIFTSLLKQILRDETRKKLDPHVVLDFLDAGDKLFLDSETSKKAYAILKLYFLCRNRKSKLECFSCGCVQKYFIELYKDGTRLHEALNCLIKSKLSDSPTIIERLFNAMTVISAIEYFEYYIELLGELQNCSVIDKTDEKPPSRLIQLLGLLCETRLEDIPRACSKLISLLEPVNEKEQKKKFSILETVLKSKLLPRIFDNLMANPLAKLDLNRNSVQKYVEIIVNEKYLYALEASVLFAPLQLLNRIFLEFDAFAKSWPIIKNRLELVTIDAPQASILLIYVLSLIYRNEAILLGEFDLYLEKQFPGASVVGKRIIIIFFDIMKLLGAEKPKIHSYFKENRTKTKLLMNSELELAVEYLRDFSDYELNWFLQQRADEDFQFLLETAKNLQAPVNSDGFWRNSLEKFDENSIIFIENQLKIMATRIDRKGLALRIQQISQKMMQKSGKIEEKTAIFIKFPQILLEIADFSILPPNSSNLLFSTLILGFSAFYDGNEAQFNDLFRQFLSKTIPNSTCTSPMEIIEEICEKIRIKSNFRHLPDISFLKPNPDTIITQISEIFDTKIAKNDERIVEICSILLEKLAPQLQAFGDRGKTPFCQIVNIIVDKYVKNSVEPVNFQLFREVCERAVDGFAMMTEQWNFLFLSAKILTILNLTRREAGLFAVLMRKINKNEILLTKLRGKKEFVQLEGSLEL
- the Y34D9A.3 gene encoding TPR_REGION domain-containing protein (Confirmed by transcript evidence), encoding MKKTAIGQDEVINRIFTSLLKQILRDETRKKLDPHVVLDFLDAGDKLFLDSETSKKAYAILKLYFLCRNRKSKLECFSCGCVQKYFIELYKDGTRLHEALNCLIKSKLSDSPTIIERLFNAMTVISAIEYFEYYIELLGELQNCSVIDKTDEKPPSRLIQLLGLLCETRLEDIPRACSKLISLLEPVNEKEQKKKFSILETVLKSKLLPRIFDNLMANPLAKLDLNRNSVQKYVEIIVNEKYLYALEASVLFAPLQLLNRIFLEFDAFAKSWPIIKNRLELVTIDAPQASILLIYVLSLIYRNDISEAILLGEFDLYLEKQFPGASVVGKRIIIIFFDIMKLLGAEKPKIHSYFKENRTKTKLLMNSELELAVEYLRDFSDYELNWFLQQRADEDFQFLLETAKNLQAPVNSDGFWRNSLEKFDENSIIFIENQLKIMATRIDRKGLALRIQQISQKMMQKSGKIEEKTAIFIKFPQILLEIADFSILPPNSSNLLFSTLILGFSAFYDGNEAQFNDLFRQFLSKTIPNSTCTSPMEIIEEICEKIRIKSNFRHLPDISFLKPNPDTIITQISEIFDTKIAKNDERIVEICSILLEKLAPQLQAFGDRGKTPFCQIVNIIVDKYVKNSVEPVNFQLFREVCERAVDGFAMMTEQWNFLFLSAKILTILNLTRREAGLFAVLMRKINKNEILLTKLRGKKEFVQLEGSLEL
- the Y34D9A.3 gene encoding uncharacterized protein (Confirmed by transcript evidence) — protein: MKLLGAEKPKIHSYFKENRTKTKLLMNSELELAVEYLRDFSDYELNWFLQQRADEDFQFLLETAKNLQAPVNSDGFWRNSLEKFDENSIIFIENQLKIMATRIDRKGLALRIQQISQKMMQKSGKIEEKTAIFIKFPQILLEIADFSILPPNSSNLLFSTLILGFSAFYDGNEAQFNDLFRQFLSKTIPNSTCTSPMEIIEEICEKIRIKSNFRHLPDISFLKPNPDTIITQISEIFDTKIAKNDERIVEICSILLEKLAPQLQAFGDRGKTPFCQIVNIIVDKYVKNSVEPVNFQLFREVCERAVDGFAMMTEQWNFLFLSAKILTILNLTRREAGLFAVLMRKINKNEILLTKLRGKKEFVQLEGSLEL
- the Y34D9A.3 gene encoding MIF4G domain-containing protein (Confirmed by transcript evidence); the protein is MEIIEEICEKIRIKSNFRHLPDISFLKPNPDTIITQISEIFDTKIAKNDERIVEICSILLEKLAPQLQAFGDRGKTPFCQIVNIIVDKYVKNSVEPVNFQLFREVCERAVDGFAMMTEQWNFLFLSAKILTILNLTRREAGLFAVLMRKINKNEILLTKLRGKKEFVQLEGSLEL